Below is a genomic region from Sinobacterium norvegicum.
GATTGCCCCTGCCGAGGCATTAGACAGTCGATCTTTAGCCAGTTCGACCAAGGCGTTGGAACAGGATTATCAACTCGGATTAGAAACAGGGCATTATTTTCTCGACAACTTTGCCCATTTTTTTCGCTGAATCCACTCTCGATCAGGACAGGAAAAATAATTCACAGGCAATCAGGGCAACGATGACAACCAGCCCAAACCTGATCAAATTTGTCGACGATTTTTTAGTAATCATAAAACGACTAGTCCTCTCCGCTTCTGTGCTATCGCCAACATCGACGACTTCAGAAACCATTATTGTTATATCTTTAACGGTACAGAAGTCAGCATAGTGTATCTATATTGATTTAAAATTTACCGTTTCGTTAACTTAGCCACAGAGCAACCATGAAACCGCTACTTCGGTTCAAAATCACTCTACAAGAACCATTAACCGGTTAGTCAGTACTTATGCGACTAAAAATACCACTTTATGACAATATATTTAGACTGCTAAAAAGAAGTGAATAACAAAAGCAAATCGGGCTATTCTGTCTGTCATCCAGATGCAGCATCTGTAAAACAACACAATAATAACAACACAAGGAGTTAACCATGGGCCCGCAAAATAATCCCGGTGAAATCACCCAATGGCCAATGCTAAAAATCGCCTATCGTACCGATGCCGATAAAATTGCCGCTTTACTCCCCCCCGGTATCGAGCCGGGCGCAGAGCCAAACGTCTATATCACTATTTATAACTTCCCTGTACAGGGTGAGCCAGAATACGGTTATGTGATCAATGTCGAGGCCAACTACAACGGCATTGCCGGTGAGTATACTTTGGCAATTGGTATTGATCAGGAAAACGCCGTTCACATCAGCCAAGAGCGCTGGGGCCAACCTAAGTTTGTTGCTGCCACACAATTTTATCGTCTAGGCGATATGGTCAAGGCAAAGCTGACCCACCAGGGTTATACCTTCCTAGAGTTTACCGGTCAGGTGACCGATGTCCTGCCAAACGGCGAAGAGTTTGAGCAGAACGAATGGTGGATTAAATCGTCACGCGCCGTCGATCTCTCTCCTGAAAAGTACGATTTCCCTCCCCATGTTGTTCGTGTCTATAGCAAATATGGCACTCAGTTCCAAGAAGCTATTGCCGGCGAATTGAAACTCAGCGACAGCCCTTGGGACCCGATAGCACAACTATTACCCATGCGAGAGCAGCTATCGGCCAAACTGTGGAGCCCAATCTTCCTCGATCGTCGAATTACTCTTGAGGGTGAACTCGACGGCAAAGCCTTCTGGCCACATGCAGACACTATCGGTGGCTCTCGTTGGCCCGGCAGCGAAGGCGGCCCGAAACAAGGCTAAGCCAAAGGCAACGGTGCCGCTCTGAATGCAGCACCGTATTGAACAAGTTACCGGAGCGCCCCTTACGCCTCCGGTGGCTTCTTATCTTTTATCCCTGCTTACAGAACTGCTACACTGCCCTCCTTGCTCCACTCCAGACCGCTGCGATGAACCGACTAAGTGCTAACACTCAATAATGGCTGACGAATACAATCCCCTGTCTCGCTATCAGCGCCTGCGCGCCATCGATGCTGAGTTTTACCATCGCTGCTATTACTGTGGCGACATTGCCAATACTGAAGACTATATTCCGCCGTTAGCCCGCGCCCGCACCCCCGGCAGCTACCCCAATGCACAGTTTTTCATCAGCCCAAGCTGCAGCGAATGCAAGACACTGGGGGGAATAAACCCCCATGTGTCCATTGAACAGCGCGCCAAATATATTCGCCAAGCATTGAAGAAAAAGTACGCTGCCACCTACAAAAAAACCATGTTGTGGAGCCGTGAAGAGGTTGAAACGATGATTGCCGATGACGGCATGACCAATATAACCCGCTCTCTCAAGGCCGTCATCGACATGGAGGAGGACTTACACGGGCGACTACACTTTACTGGTTTCCCCTTAGAAGTTAACGGCAGCCGATACTACAACCCGGCCGAGAGCCCCGGTGACATTACTGTCTTTGGCCAACGTTTCAGCAGCCGAAAGCTGGCCCTTCACAGCCTGGCACAACAATACAGCTGCAAGGTAGAGAAACTGCTGAGTTTGGTTGAAGACTATAAGGGGGACTTCGAGGCGGCGGTACAAGACTTACTCAAACAACAGCAACAATCAATCCAGCAACGGCAAATACGCCAACAAGCCGAACACCTTCACCAGCGTTACAATCAACCCACGCAGTGGCTACAGCGTAGCCTCAGCAGCCTCTGGCAACAACATCCGGAACACAGCATCGAACAAATTAGCCAGCAGCTCGTCGAACGGTACATCAATCGTTAGCTGTTGCAGTAAAAAGCGAGGCCCGTGTTATAGTTAGCGCTTTAGCGTCTGTCTTTTTCTGAGCTACTCTTTGTTTTATTCAACCAATGTTTAAACACTATGTCTTTTATTAAGAATTACAAAGCGTCGATCTTATTGGCTATCGCCATGCTGCCTCTGATCGCTCTGCCGATACTGTATCTGACCTCGGATGACGTGTTGAAATCGCTGGCTAAATACGCCGTTTACCACTCCAATATATCGCGGTGCAGTAACAATAACTTTGTCAATCAGCATTACCGTCAGTCATTAACAAAGGCCACAGGTGGGCGCGAGGCCAGCTGGGGAGATTACCGCCAGAGCATCAGTATTTATTTGCCCAGTACCACCCGGGCAATTCGTTTATATCTCAACGAAAATATCCACCAATATGGCGCATCAACAGTTGTCGATATTGATCCGGATGAAATGATTTGTCGGCTGAGCAACATCTACGATGACAGCATTGGCTTCGATGGCATCGACAGCAAGGGTTTTACCAATAACCTGCCACTGCACCGTCAGTTTGTCAGCCTCACCAACCTCTTCTCCACTCAAACAGGCAGCGAATTTAATTATCGCATTAATCTTAACTGCCCAACCGGCGGTCGAGATTTCAACCAAAATGTCTGGGCCATTGGTCAGATTAATCGCCGCAGTAACCACTGGCAATTTTGGTATGAGTTAGCACCGCTGTTTAATAACAAGCACCCGGATATCAACAAGCAGGCATTGGACAAAGCGTTTCTTGAGTTTGAACCCATCACCAACAGCCCCCGTCAAATTGCCGACCTGACCTGTCTGCTCAGCACACTCTAAGTCGGCTCAACCGTGGTGAATTGATGGTTATATTTAAACGGGCTCTCACCGTTCTATCAGGCTACTCGTCCTGACCAAAAATCACGGCACCGGTCGGCACACCAACACCGCTGGACACTAACACGTGATTAATCGGCTTACTCGGCTGGTTGGTCGACTGACCGCGAATTAACCGCGCCCCCTCGGCGAGATTGTTAACACCGTGAATATACGCTTCTGACAACAAACCGCCGTGGGTATTATTTGGCAAACAGCCCTGACTCGTCAGCGCCCCGCCTTTAATAAAGTCTTTTGCCTCGCCACGACCACAGAAACCAAAGGACTCCAACTGCATTAACACCTCGACGGTAAAGGCATCATAAAGGCAGGTGGCGTCGATATCCTTTGGCGTCAAACCCGACATCTCATAGACCCGCTTAGCCGCCAACTCCATCTCAGGCAGTGACAGTAAGTCATCACGATAGAAGCTGGTCATCTGTTCTTGCCCCCGGGTAGAAGCCTGGCTTACCGCACGAATAATGACCGGCTTTTGCTTTAAGTCCCGTGCTCGCTCCGGCGTGGTGATGAGGAGCGCCACACCACCATCGGTCTCTTGGCAGCAGTCAAAGACCCGCAGCGGGTCGGACACCATTTTCGAATTCATATAATCATCGAGGGTAATCGGCTTGCCATAGCCGGCGGCCACCGGGTTATTGAGGGCATGATTTCGCTGGGCAATAGCAATGGCGGCTAAATCTTCACTGCTGGCGCCATACTCGGCCATGTAGTGACTGCCAATCAGCGCCACCCAGGAAGCCGGCGTTAACATGCCCTGGGACATATACCACGACCAGTGAATCAGGTCGCTGCTGATAATATCCCCCGATACACCCTGCCCCATACGCTGGCCTGAACGACCATTCATCGCCCGCCAAACTACCACATTCTTAGCAGCACCGGTGGCCACAGCCATACAAGCCTGCTGCACCAAACCGACAGCGGCACCGCCACCGTAGTTAATCTTGGCAAACATAGTGAGATCGCCAAGACCGACGGAGCGGGCCAGCTCGACCTCATCGGTTGAGTCGAGGGTAAAAGTGGCCAGACCATCGACCTCGCTGGGGTCTAAACCGGCATCGTCTAAGCAGTTCCTCACCGCCTCGGATGCCAGCGCCAACTCAGAGACACCAGAGTTTTTACTGAAGGTTGTCTGACCAATACCGGCAATTGCCGCTTCATTATTCAGTGTGATAGGCATTACTTATCTCCTTTCACCGGGCAAAATACCGGTATCTTGAAGCCGTCATCGTCCTGCTGAAAGCAGACGCTTATTGGCATGCCGCGACGGATCTCATCGGGATCACAATCAATAATTTCGGCAATATAACGGGTCCCCTCAGCCAACTGGCCCAATACCACGGGTAATGGGTAGCGGTAACCTGGGAACTGTGGGTGGCGTAATACGGTGAAACTGACCACTGTCGCCGCACCGCTGGCCTCGATAAAATCCCACTCCATCGAGCGACATTTATCACACATTGGCCTAGGTGGATGGCGCAATACCTGGCAACCACCACAGCGCTGGATGACCAGTTTATCTTCGGCGGCTTGCTGCCACCACCAGGCATTATCGTGCCCCATAGGGGGTTTAATTCTTCCGGGCTTGCTCATTATCATGACCTCAAAAATACTTGCCCGCACTGTAGCAAGTCACCAATAAGTAAGCGACATTCTTTTGGGGGATAAACACACTTTAAATGTGATCACACCCATATGTCATCACAGACAACCTGCGACGACGACCAGCTCGACAATGAGATACCTACCAGCGAAAGGTCGGTGACGACAAAAACGTAGAAACAATTACCACACAAGCCATTGAAAAAATATCCTAGAGAAATCAAAAATATAAAAACTCAAAAATACTTAACAGCATACTTAGCGAAGAATAAACTGATAAAATAAACAGTTATTAACTACAAAAAACAGTGAAATCACATCAACACCTTTAACAGACTAAAACAAAATATAAAAACCCATGACAAAGCCATCAGACAATGACTTGCATTTTCCTCACCGAAGAAAAATTTAATAACGCCGCTTAGATCCTCAGTACCGTACCGTGGTAGCAATGGCTGAAATTTACCCGCTGTTAACGACCACGTTTACCACAACCATCCCCTAGTGGCCTCATCTCGCAGCTGCTATAGTCACTGCTTTACACCGAACGGTTGCCGACATGAATCCAGCACTCTATATGATCACAGTTCTTATCTGGGGTTCGACCTGGCTGGCGATATACTTTCAGCTCGGCGAAGTCGCCGTCGTGGTATCGGTGTTTTATCGCTTTGCCTTGGCCGCCCTGCTATTAATGACTACCATGGCGCTGCTGGGCAAACTACAAAAGACCACCCCCCGCGACCATGCCTTTATGGTGCTGCAGGGGGGCTGTTTATTCTCGTTTAACTTTCTGTGTTTTTACAATGCCACCGAATCGATTGCCAGCGGTTTATTATCGGTGGTTTTTTCGCTGGCCACAGTGTTCAATGCCATCAACGGCAGGCTGATCTGGGGCGATGCTATACCGCGCCGAGTCATCGTTGCCGGCACGGTCGGCTTTGTTGGTTTACTGCTGTTATTTTGGCCGGAGTTTGCCGGTCAACAAATCGATGCCGCCGTTATCCGCGGCATTGGGCTGGCGACACTGGGCACCTACTTTTTCTCACTCGGCAATATGATTTCACGTCGCCATGGCAGCAAGGGCCTTCATCCGCTCACTACGAACAGCTATGCCATGTGTTATGGCGCGATGATTTTAGCCTTGATTGTCTGGCTCAGCGGAGAGAGCCTCAGCCTGCCGACAACAGCCTCCTATTATTGGGCGTTAATTTATCTCAGCGTTTTCGGCTCTGTCGTCGCCTTTACCACCTATCTGATGCTGATCGACCGTCTAGGCGCTAACAAGGCCGCCTATACCACGGTGATTTTCCCACTGATTGCGCTGGTACTCTCGTCGATTTATGAGGGCTATCAATGGCAATGGATGGCCGTGCTCGGACTGAGCTTGGCTATCCTGGGGAATATTATTATTGTGACCAACAGGGAGAGTCTGAGCCGTTTTCAGCAGGCCCTTAACAGACTAACGAGCTAACTATTTAGTCTTTACCTGTACTGTATTATTGCGATCTCGATTCTGGCGAATGACATCGTCACCGACCACCGTCTGCTGGTTCTTTGCTAATCGGTCGTAGAGTAGAACATTGACCGTGGCCGCCATATTCATACAGCCAACCGTCGGAATATACACCACCGCATCGGCCTTATCGATAATCGGCTGTTTAATAGTGCTGTCCTCGGGGCCAAAGATATAGATCGCCTTATCGGGGTGTTCAAAAGCAGGCAGCGGCGTCGCGCCGACCACCAATTCAACACAGACAATACTGATGTCATCGGCCAAATCGTCGAGCAGCGATTGCTGCTTGATCAACGGTATTTTCGCACCGGCCTTTTGGGTATCGGTCTGATGCTTGGCGGCATTGTCATAGCGGTCGCCGGTATAGCGGATTTCATCGGCACGGTAGCAGCCACAGGCGCGCATCACTGCACCGACGTTGGTGACACTCTTGGGGTTGGTCAAACCAATAATTACTTTTTCATCACTCATTACAAAAACATCTCAACATTTATAACAGCCCTGCGGGCAGGGCTAACTTTCGATCTCTAACCGGTATTGCGCAAGCCTGCGGCAATGCCGGCAATCGTCGCCATAATCGCCCGCTCCAGCTGCGGGTCGGGGTGGGCGCGATTGCGTCGTAACAACTCTGCCTGCAACAGGTTTAACGGGTCGACATAGGTATTGCGAAACTGCACCGAGTCACGCACCATCGGCAAGTCTTCCATCAGACTGCCGTCGTTAGTAATCGATAACACCGTATCGATATTTTGTAGCAGCTGCTGCCGAAGTTGATCACCAAGGTATTGCAGGTCCGCGTCGACTAACACGCTGTCATAGTGTGATGAAAGCTCGATATCTGCCTTGGCAAACACCATTTCTAACATCGAGACACGGGTTGAAAAGAACGGCCAGTCTCGGCACATTTCCTCTAACAGTTTCTGTTGGCCATTGTCGATCGCCTTGCCAAGCGCCTGGCCTGCACCCAGCCACGCGGGTAGCATTAGGCGATTTTGACTCCAGGCAAAAATCCACGGTATCGCCCGTAACGACTCGATGCCACCGTTGTTGCTGCGTCGAGAAGGACGAGAACCCAAGGGGAGCTTACCCAGCTCTTGCTCCGGCGTTGCCTGACGAAAATAACGCACAAAGTTTTCATCGTCACGAACGAAGCTGCGATAGGCGGCACAGGAGTCATCGGCCAACTGTTCAATCAATGCCCGCCACTGGGCTTTTGGCGCCGGCGGTTTATCGATATTAGCCTGTAATATTGCGCTGGTATAAAGCGCGAAACTCTTGATCGCTATCGGGCTGAGACCGAGCTTGGCGCGAATCATCTCGCCCTGCTCGGTTACTCTTAAGCCGCTTCGCAATGAACCCGGCGGCTGCGATAACAGTGCGGCATGCGTCGGCGCACCGCCGCGACCAATGGTGCCACCACGACCATGGAATAACATCAGCGACACCTTGGCCTTATCGCAGACTTCGAGCAATAACTCCTGTGCTCGATACTGCGCCCAGCCGGCGGCTAATACGCCAGCATCCTTGGCTGAATCAGAATAACCGATCATCACCATTTGGTAGCCATCGATATACCCCTTATACCAAGGGATATTGAGTAACTGCTCAATCACATCGGCGGCGTTATTTAAATCTTCCAGGGTTTCGAATAAGGGCGCCACCGGCATGACATATTGACAGCCAGACTCCTTCAATAGCAGGTGCACGGCTAATACGTCAGACGGGACCTTGGCCATCGAGATCACATAGCCACCAAAACGGTCGATCGAGTTTTCTGCCACCACGCGGCAAGTCTCCAACACCTCGGCCACCTCGGCCGAAGGCTGCCACTGGCGGGGAAATAACGGACGCTTGCTTTGTAGCTCAGCCAGTAAAAAAGTCTGTCTATCCCCCTCACTCCATTCGTTATAATCACCCAGACCAAGGTAACGGGTTAATTCTGCAAAACAAGCACTGTGTCGGCTGCTCTCTTGGCGAATATCCAGCTTCACTAAATTTGTGCCGAAGCAGCGAACACGCCGCAGCAAGTCTAACAATTTACCATTGGCGATAATTGACATACCGCTGTCCAGCAACGACTGATAACAGCGGTGCAGTGGTAGCCAAAGCTGATCGATGTGCTCTAAGGTCTCGCCACCCTCGTAGCTATGTCCACGCAACAACGCATCGGTTTTTTGCAGCGTGTTATTGAGGATACGACGCAGCGATTTCATCACCGCGCGATAGGGTTCACTGCTATTATCGGTCATCGCAGCCAATGCTTCACTACAGGCTGACATCGATAACTCGTCGACTAAATCAACAATATCATTGAGGTATAAATCGGCCATTTTCCAGCGGTAGATCAACAACACCTTGCGAGTAATATCCGCCGTGACATTCGGGTTACCATCACGGTCGCCGCCCATCCATGAGACAAAGGAGATCGGCGCCGCTGTTATCGGTAAATCGATGTCGTAGGCTTCTTTAGCCGTGCTCTGTAACCGACGAATATAATCGGGCACCGCCTGCCATAATGAGTTTTCCAACACCGCCATACCCCACTTAGCCTCATCCAGTGGGCTGGGTTTATCCTGGCGGAATTCATCGGTATGCCAAATCTGTGCAATTAATTCTTCCAACCGTTGTGCTCGCGCGCTCTGCTCTCTGTCGGTGTAACCAGTGAGTTCGATATCGCCTAGGCAAGTATCAAGTTCAGTGTATTTATGAATCAGGCTACGGCGGGTGATCTCTGTTGGGTGAGCGGTTAATACCAGTTCGATATTGAGGTTTTCTATTTGTTTAGCGACCTCATTCGCACTGACGCCCTGTTGTTTTAAATCTGAAAATAAAGACTTTAACGTTTCTGTCGATGATAGTTCATCGGCCATCTCCCGGGATATTGCGTGATGCTGATCGGAAATATTGACCAAATTCAAGAACTGACTAAAGGCCCGGGCCACCGGTAACAATTCTTCATTATCGAGCTGCTGCAAAACCGACAACAGCTCGTGACGGTCAGCGTCGTTATCTGCACGCGCCGTCTTCGCAAGATTACGAATCGTTTCAATCTTGCTTAACAAGGCTTCGCCGTGACTATTACTCACCGCCTGCCCTAGCATGCGCCCTAAGTTATCAACATTATGGCTAAGTGCTTGGCTGATTGTTTCTGAGTTTTTATTGATCGTCATCGTCATACTCTCTTTCACATTACTCAATCGGTATACGTTATCGCCTTGTGGAATACGACAACTTAACGGTTATTCATTGAGGCTCTTATCGAGGCAACTATCTCTCGTACACAGGTCATTCTCGGGTAGTTGGGACGAACAACCAGGGCTATCTCACGCATCGGTTCAGGCTGTTTAAAGGCTCGATAGTCAATCAACCCCGACTGGTCCTGTGCCGCCAACTGCGGCATCAAAGTAATCCCCAAACCATTGCCGACCATATAGCGTAGCGTCTCAAGGCTGGTCGCACGGAAGCGGCTATCTTCCTCGGCGCCGGCACTGAAACAAAAACCCATCGCCTGATCACGCAAACAGTGCCCATCTTCAAGCGTTAACACCTGCTCGCCATTTAAATCACTCAACTCTACGATCTGTTTACTGCTCAGAGGGTGGGTGGGCGGCATTGCCAACACCAGTGCTTCCTCGAATAAATCATAGCGCTCAAACCCTTCCATCTCATTGAGCCAGGGCAGAATCAACACATCCATTCTCCCCTCGTCCAGCTCTTTCAACAACACATTGGTGTGCTCCTCGTGCAGAAAGAAATTGACCTCCGGCAGACGTTGACTGAGATCGGACATAATAAAAGGGAGTAAATATGGGGCCAGCGTTGGGATGAGCCCAACATGCAGATCACCGGATAATGGGTTGCAGAGGGCCTTGGCCTGCTGCTCGAAATCGCTGGCCGCCTGCAATACAACCTTGGCCTGTATTACCAACTCCTCGCCCGCCGGTGTTAACATCACATTGCGGCGATGGCGCTCAACCAGCGTAATACCAATTTGCTCTTCCAGTTTCATCAACTGGCCACTCAGCGTTGGCTGGCTGACAAAACACGATTCCGCCGCCTGGCCGAAGTGCCGGTATTGATCAATGGCGATCAGATACTCTAAATCTCTCAGTTTAATCATTGTCTCTGCTCTTATTGTCGAGTCTACGCGACAGCCATTGGCAGACGTTCATGCGTGGTGTCACAGCACAGCATGCCATAATTCTTTAATAGTCAAAACCTATTATATTAATAAGAACTATCAATTATACCTATATCAATGTTTTACCTATTATAACCCCAACAGCAACAAATGCTGCTTTCAAAATCAGTTACTGCCGATCCAAGGGGAATTACATGTACAAGTCAATTATCAACTCTACTGTTCAGCCATTCAGCGCCACCGCCTTCCACAACGGCGACTTTATCGATGTCTCTGATGCCGACCTTAAAGGCAAATGGGCCGTCGTTATGTTCTATCCCGCCGATTTCACCTTTGTCTGCCCCACCGAGCTCGGTGATATGGCCGACCACTATGAGCAGCTTCAGGGCATGGGCGTAGAGGTATACTCGGTCTCTACCGACACGCACTTCACTCACAAAGCATGGCACGACAGCTCAGACA
It encodes:
- a CDS encoding acetoacetate decarboxylase family protein; the protein is MGPQNNPGEITQWPMLKIAYRTDADKIAALLPPGIEPGAEPNVYITIYNFPVQGEPEYGYVINVEANYNGIAGEYTLAIGIDQENAVHISQERWGQPKFVAATQFYRLGDMVKAKLTHQGYTFLEFTGQVTDVLPNGEEFEQNEWWIKSSRAVDLSPEKYDFPPHVVRVYSKYGTQFQEAIAGELKLSDSPWDPIAQLLPMREQLSAKLWSPIFLDRRITLEGELDGKAFWPHADTIGGSRWPGSEGGPKQG
- a CDS encoding lipid-transfer protein, translated to MPITLNNEAAIAGIGQTTFSKNSGVSELALASEAVRNCLDDAGLDPSEVDGLATFTLDSTDEVELARSVGLGDLTMFAKINYGGGAAVGLVQQACMAVATGAAKNVVVWRAMNGRSGQRMGQGVSGDIISSDLIHWSWYMSQGMLTPASWVALIGSHYMAEYGASSEDLAAIAIAQRNHALNNPVAAGYGKPITLDDYMNSKMVSDPLRVFDCCQETDGGVALLITTPERARDLKQKPVIIRAVSQASTRGQEQMTSFYRDDLLSLPEMELAAKRVYEMSGLTPKDIDATCLYDAFTVEVLMQLESFGFCGRGEAKDFIKGGALTSQGCLPNNTHGGLLSEAYIHGVNNLAEGARLIRGQSTNQPSKPINHVLVSSGVGVPTGAVIFGQDE
- a CDS encoding Zn-ribbon domain-containing OB-fold protein; the encoded protein is MSKPGRIKPPMGHDNAWWWQQAAEDKLVIQRCGGCQVLRHPPRPMCDKCRSMEWDFIEASGAATVVSFTVLRHPQFPGYRYPLPVVLGQLAEGTRYIAEIIDCDPDEIRRGMPISVCFQQDDDGFKIPVFCPVKGDK
- a CDS encoding DMT family transporter gives rise to the protein MNPALYMITVLIWGSTWLAIYFQLGEVAVVVSVFYRFALAALLLMTTMALLGKLQKTTPRDHAFMVLQGGCLFSFNFLCFYNATESIASGLLSVVFSLATVFNAINGRLIWGDAIPRRVIVAGTVGFVGLLLLFWPEFAGQQIDAAVIRGIGLATLGTYFFSLGNMISRRHGSKGLHPLTTNSYAMCYGAMILALIVWLSGESLSLPTTASYYWALIYLSVFGSVVAFTTYLMLIDRLGANKAAYTTVIFPLIALVLSSIYEGYQWQWMAVLGLSLAILGNIIIVTNRESLSRFQQALNRLTS
- a CDS encoding RNA methyltransferase — protein: MSDEKVIIGLTNPKSVTNVGAVMRACGCYRADEIRYTGDRYDNAAKHQTDTQKAGAKIPLIKQQSLLDDLADDISIVCVELVVGATPLPAFEHPDKAIYIFGPEDSTIKQPIIDKADAVVYIPTVGCMNMAATVNVLLYDRLAKNQQTVVGDDVIRQNRDRNNTVQVKTK
- the ppc gene encoding phosphoenolpyruvate carboxylase, encoding MTINKNSETISQALSHNVDNLGRMLGQAVSNSHGEALLSKIETIRNLAKTARADNDADRHELLSVLQQLDNEELLPVARAFSQFLNLVNISDQHHAISREMADELSSTETLKSLFSDLKQQGVSANEVAKQIENLNIELVLTAHPTEITRRSLIHKYTELDTCLGDIELTGYTDREQSARAQRLEELIAQIWHTDEFRQDKPSPLDEAKWGMAVLENSLWQAVPDYIRRLQSTAKEAYDIDLPITAAPISFVSWMGGDRDGNPNVTADITRKVLLIYRWKMADLYLNDIVDLVDELSMSACSEALAAMTDNSSEPYRAVMKSLRRILNNTLQKTDALLRGHSYEGGETLEHIDQLWLPLHRCYQSLLDSGMSIIANGKLLDLLRRVRCFGTNLVKLDIRQESSRHSACFAELTRYLGLGDYNEWSEGDRQTFLLAELQSKRPLFPRQWQPSAEVAEVLETCRVVAENSIDRFGGYVISMAKVPSDVLAVHLLLKESGCQYVMPVAPLFETLEDLNNAADVIEQLLNIPWYKGYIDGYQMVMIGYSDSAKDAGVLAAGWAQYRAQELLLEVCDKAKVSLMLFHGRGGTIGRGGAPTHAALLSQPPGSLRSGLRVTEQGEMIRAKLGLSPIAIKSFALYTSAILQANIDKPPAPKAQWRALIEQLADDSCAAYRSFVRDDENFVRYFRQATPEQELGKLPLGSRPSRRSNNGGIESLRAIPWIFAWSQNRLMLPAWLGAGQALGKAIDNGQQKLLEEMCRDWPFFSTRVSMLEMVFAKADIELSSHYDSVLVDADLQYLGDQLRQQLLQNIDTVLSITNDGSLMEDLPMVRDSVQFRNTYVDPLNLLQAELLRRNRAHPDPQLERAIMATIAGIAAGLRNTG
- the oxyR gene encoding DNA-binding transcriptional regulator OxyR; translation: MIKLRDLEYLIAIDQYRHFGQAAESCFVSQPTLSGQLMKLEEQIGITLVERHRRNVMLTPAGEELVIQAKVVLQAASDFEQQAKALCNPLSGDLHVGLIPTLAPYLLPFIMSDLSQRLPEVNFFLHEEHTNVLLKELDEGRMDVLILPWLNEMEGFERYDLFEEALVLAMPPTHPLSSKQIVELSDLNGEQVLTLEDGHCLRDQAMGFCFSAGAEEDSRFRATSLETLRYMVGNGLGITLMPQLAAQDQSGLIDYRAFKQPEPMREIALVVRPNYPRMTCVREIVASIRASMNNR